A portion of the Tiliqua scincoides isolate rTilSci1 chromosome 3, rTilSci1.hap2, whole genome shotgun sequence genome contains these proteins:
- the RPL21 gene encoding large ribosomal subunit protein eL21: MTNTKGKRRGTRYMFSRPFRKHGVVPLATYMRIYKKGDIVDIKGMGTVQKGMPHKCYHGKTGRVYNITQHAVGIIVNKKVKGKILAKRINVRIEHIKHSKSRDSFLQRVKENERKKKEAKEKGTWFQLKRQPAPPREAHFVRTNGKEPELLEPIPYEFMA; the protein is encoded by the exons ATGACCAAcacaaaggggaagaggagggggacacGTTATATGTTCTCAAGGCCTTTCCGCAAACATG GTGTTGTCCCTCTGGCCACTTACATGCGCATCTATAAGAAGGGTGATATTGTGGACATCAAG GGCATGGGCACAGTTCAGAAAGGCATGCCTCACAAATGTTACCATGGCAAGACAGGGAGAGTGTACAACATCACTCAGCATGCTGTGGGCATTATTGTGAACAAGAAGGTTAA GGGCAAGATTCTTGCCAAGAGAATTAATGTGCGCATTGAGCATATTAAGCACTCTAAGAGCAGAGACAGTTTCTTGCAGCGTGTGaaggaaaatgaaagaaagaaaaaggaggcaaAAGAGAAAGGCACTTGGTTTCAACTAAAACGCCAG CCTGCGCCTCCAAGAGAAGCACATTTTGTGAGAACCAATGGCAAAGAGCCAGAACTTCTGGAACCAATTCCATATGAGTTTATGGCATAG
- the RASL11A gene encoding ras-like protein family member 11A: protein MRLATMAQNYLLAPIQECPSDYLVKDIKLAVLGTGGVGKSAMIVRYLTRRFIGDYEPNTGNLYSRLVPVEGDQMFLQIQDTPGCIEVQEDVAQMLDSLTRCLKWADGFLLVYSITDYHSYQSIRPLYQHIRKIRPDSKIPIVIVGNKGDLAHSRQVSTNDGLQLANELGSVFLEISTSDNCQGVCEVFQYLCKEVSKKHSCGNGERRRSSLIPRPKSPNMQDLKRRFKQALSYKVK, encoded by the exons ATGCGGCTGGCGACCATGGCCCAAAACTACCTCCTAGCCCCGATCCAGGAGTGCCCGTCGGATTACCTCGTCAAGGACATCAAGCTGGCCGTGCTTGGAACGGGGGGCGTCGGGAAAAGCG CTATGATTGTACGGTACTTAACCAGGAGGTTTATTGGAGACTATGAGCCCAACACAG GGAATCTCTATTCCAGACTTGTTCCTGTTGAAGGTGATCAAATGTTCTTGCAAATTCAGGACACCCCAGGATGTATTGAG gtGCAGGAAGATGTTGCACAGATGTTGGATTCACTGACCAGATGTCTAAAGTGGGCAGACGGTTTTCTCTTGGTGTATTCTATTACAGACTATCATAGCTATCAGTCCATTCGCCCCCTTTATCAACACATCCGAAAGATCCGTCCAGACTCTAAAATCCCCATTGTCATTGTAGGCAACAAAGGGGACCTGGCTCATTCCAGACAGGTTTCGACCAATGATGGCCTGCAGCTGGCCAATGAACTGGGTAGCGTGTTCCTAGAAATCTCCACCAGTGACAATTGCCAAGGTGTGTGTGAAGTCTTTCAGTACCTTTGCAAAGAAGTTAGCAAAAAGCACAGCTGTGGCAACGGAGAAAGAAGGAGATCGTCGCTCATTCCTCGACCCAAGTCTCCAAACATGCAAGACCTCAAGAGACGTTTTAAACAGGCTTTGTCTTACAAAGTCAAGTAA